In the genome of Phytoactinopolyspora mesophila, one region contains:
- a CDS encoding type II toxin-antitoxin system VapB family antitoxin encodes MIFKRVGERRPYPDHDTTLREWAELPPRQLRLDELVTIKRNLDLETLLAQDSTFFGDLFPHVVEWEGEYYLEDGLHRALRAALQQRQVIHARVLTLGQ; translated from the coding sequence GTGATCTTCAAGCGCGTGGGCGAACGTCGTCCGTATCCGGACCACGACACCACGCTTCGCGAGTGGGCAGAGTTGCCGCCCCGCCAGCTGCGCCTGGATGAGCTCGTCACCATCAAGCGGAACCTGGACCTGGAAACGCTGCTCGCACAGGACTCGACGTTCTTCGGCGATCTGTTCCCTCACGTGGTCGAGTGGGAAGGCGAGTACTACCTGGAGGACGGTTTGCACCGGGCGCTTCGGGCAGCGCTGCAGCAGCGGCAGGTCATACATGCCCGCGTGCTCACGCTAGGGCAGTGA
- a CDS encoding replication initiator — MATPPLDDDTIRGLAVAERVCVRPILSRLTDTETGDTRTVLIPCGATRETVCPSCADRARRLRMQQCREGWHLTQEPPTNPDESQDNGDTDEVQDDGDGDGAGEGGVRRVRSTRRRDDADDLPRPPRQHTTLGRVFDTPDGKQYRPSMFLTMTMPSYGRVTRDGVPVDPATYDYRRAALDALHFPKLIDRFWQNLRRATGVPVQYFATVEPQKRLAPHLHAAVRGTFPRALIRQVVAATYHQLWWPSFDEPAYVDRLPVWDEHTGGYCDSDTGELLPTWDEALDQLDADPDAEPAHVVRFGTQIDMQGILAGTPAADRRVGYLTKYLTKNISDDLNDDGDVSAARQAHIDRIADEVRWLPCAPTCANWLRFGIQPKNTRPGLVPGLCRSKAHDRDHLGLGGRRVLVSRKWTGKTLTEHKADRAAIVRTVLEDAGIEMDDHGEFSATATRPDGLPRYVWSTVKPGEADAPSYLRLIAHAITRRKRWREQYEQAKQRAGPPGPNLSATIPGAATAA, encoded by the coding sequence ATGGCCACGCCACCACTGGATGACGACACCATACGCGGGCTCGCTGTCGCGGAGCGGGTGTGTGTGCGCCCGATCCTGTCGCGGCTGACCGATACCGAAACCGGCGACACCCGAACGGTGCTGATCCCGTGCGGCGCCACCCGCGAAACCGTGTGCCCGTCCTGCGCCGACCGCGCGCGGCGACTGCGCATGCAGCAATGCCGGGAAGGGTGGCACCTCACCCAAGAACCCCCCACCAACCCAGACGAAAGCCAGGACAACGGCGACACGGACGAGGTCCAAGACGACGGCGACGGCGATGGGGCGGGGGAAGGTGGTGTTCGTCGGGTCCGTTCCACCCGCCGCCGCGATGACGCCGACGACCTACCCCGCCCACCGCGCCAGCACACCACCCTCGGCCGGGTCTTCGACACACCAGACGGTAAGCAGTATCGCCCGTCGATGTTCCTCACGATGACGATGCCTTCGTATGGGCGGGTGACCCGTGACGGGGTGCCGGTGGACCCTGCCACGTATGACTATCGGCGGGCGGCGTTGGATGCGCTGCACTTCCCGAAACTCATTGACCGGTTCTGGCAGAACCTGCGCCGCGCTACCGGTGTCCCGGTGCAGTACTTCGCCACCGTCGAACCACAGAAAAGGCTGGCCCCGCACCTGCACGCCGCCGTACGGGGGACCTTCCCGCGTGCTTTGATCCGGCAAGTCGTGGCCGCGACCTACCACCAACTGTGGTGGCCCTCGTTCGATGAGCCGGCCTACGTGGACCGGCTACCGGTCTGGGACGAGCACACAGGCGGCTACTGCGACTCAGACACGGGCGAGCTGCTGCCGACCTGGGACGAAGCACTCGACCAGCTCGACGCCGACCCCGACGCCGAACCCGCCCATGTGGTCAGGTTCGGTACCCAGATCGACATGCAAGGCATCCTCGCCGGAACCCCAGCCGCTGACCGCCGCGTCGGGTACCTCACCAAATACCTCACCAAGAACATCTCCGACGACCTCAACGACGATGGCGACGTGTCTGCGGCCCGGCAAGCACACATTGACCGGATCGCCGACGAAGTGCGCTGGCTGCCGTGCGCCCCGACGTGCGCGAACTGGCTCCGATTCGGCATCCAACCCAAGAACACCCGCCCCGGCCTGGTGCCAGGGTTGTGCCGCTCGAAAGCGCATGACCGGGACCATCTCGGCCTCGGTGGTCGCCGTGTCCTGGTCTCGCGCAAGTGGACCGGTAAGACGCTGACCGAGCACAAAGCCGACCGGGCCGCCATCGTCCGGACCGTCCTCGAAGACGCCGGAATCGAGATGGACGACCACGGCGAGTTTTCGGCAACCGCCACCCGGCCAGACGGCCTACCCCGCTACGTCTGGTCAACCGTCAAACCCGGCGAGGCAGACGCGCCCTCGTACCTGCGGCTCATCGCCCACGCCATCACCCGCCGAAAACGCTGGCGCGAGCAATACGAACAGGCCAAACAACGCGCCGGACCACCCGGCCCGAATCTTTCGGCAACCATCCCCGGAGCCGCCACAGCGGCATGA
- the recR gene encoding recombination mediator RecR — MYEGVVQSLIDELGRLPGVGPKSAQRIAFHVLAAEPDDVRRLAEALTEVKEKVRFCATCGNVAEAEQCQICRDPRRDRSVLCVVEEPKDVVAIERTREFRGRYHVLGGAISPIEGVGPDELRVKELMTRLADGTITELIIATDPNLEGEATATYLARLVKPMGLRVTRLASGLPVGGDLEYADEVTLGRAFEGRRQLDV; from the coding sequence ATGTACGAAGGCGTCGTTCAGAGTCTCATAGACGAGCTCGGCCGGCTTCCCGGCGTCGGCCCCAAGAGCGCGCAACGTATCGCCTTCCATGTTCTCGCCGCCGAACCCGACGACGTCCGACGCCTTGCCGAGGCACTGACCGAGGTCAAGGAGAAGGTGCGGTTCTGCGCCACGTGCGGAAACGTGGCCGAGGCCGAGCAATGCCAGATCTGCCGTGACCCGCGCCGTGACCGGTCCGTCCTCTGCGTCGTCGAAGAACCCAAAGACGTGGTCGCCATTGAGCGCACCCGCGAGTTCCGCGGCCGCTATCACGTACTGGGCGGCGCCATCAGCCCAATCGAGGGCGTCGGCCCAGATGAACTTCGGGTGAAAGAACTGATGACCCGCCTGGCCGACGGAACCATTACCGAGCTGATCATCGCCACCGACCCAAACCTCGAAGGAGAGGCGACCGCCACTTATCTCGCGAGGTTGGTCAAACCGATGGGCCTACGTGTGACACGCTTGGCTAGTGGCCTCCCGGTGGGAGGTGACCTCGAGTACGCCGACGAGGTCACCCTGGGCCGCGCATTCGAGGGCAGGAGGCAGCTTGATGTCTGA
- a CDS encoding winged helix-turn-helix domain-containing protein, whose translation MTVEHVEPFDPDRGGPGYLFKSMADHIAARIRCGELSPDARLAGERALAEEYGVSLGTARRAVAELGERGLVVVLPAKGTYVAPAAGARADCAHSEPFPA comes from the coding sequence ATGACGGTAGAACATGTGGAACCGTTCGACCCTGATCGCGGCGGTCCGGGATATCTGTTCAAGTCGATGGCTGATCACATCGCGGCACGTATCCGCTGCGGTGAACTCTCGCCAGATGCGCGGCTGGCAGGCGAGCGGGCGCTGGCCGAGGAGTACGGCGTTTCGCTCGGCACTGCCCGCCGCGCGGTCGCGGAGCTAGGTGAGCGCGGCCTGGTCGTCGTGCTCCCCGCCAAGGGCACGTACGTGGCCCCAGCCGCAGGGGCCAGGGCTGACTGTGCCCATTCTGAGCCGTTCCCCGCATAG
- a CDS encoding DNA polymerase III subunit gamma and tau codes for MSSLALYRTYRPGQFADVVGQEHVTVPLMRALENDRIHHAYLFSGPRGCGKTSSARILARSLNCEQGPTSRPCGTCHSCIALAPNGSGSMDVVELDAATHGLVDDARELREKAHFAPVSSRFKIYVIDEAHQLGPGAANALLKLIEEPPAHLKFIFATTAPDKILGTIRSRTHHYPFRLIPSKTLQQNLAWICEQEGVAIEPGALALVARAGAGSARDAQSVLGQLIAGAGDEGVTYELASQLLGFTDAALLDEVVDAIASNDSATMFSAVDRVMDSGHDPRRFLTDVLERFRDLVVVRAAPEAATHGLIDAPEDQADRMTAQAARFGASDLIRLADVVDDGITAMKGATPTRLQLELVCARLMLPGADHSTSGIQARLDRLERRLAGGDGSMPVAAPARMAAVTEPEPTDPRSPKPPRPVDPQPAPGEPAPPRDPIPPPSEPVPPAEPSPPREPVPPVEPPSPREPVPPVEPPEPGEPAPPRVTPAVPAPAAATPAAPAPAGGPGIADVRRMWPEVMVRLREIKRTPWSLISQESAVTDIADGVLTLAFRQPTLRDTFARREDFQANLRQAIKDVLLVDVRIEAIVDPSADPTSTSGGGAVAARTPAPAGPQAVPEPAGVQPAPASTEAPAETPSSAAQAAARAAIQQHRARQADPAVAEKTALAEKAEPDDAGDHGADLDDDNLDNSGESEQELLARTLGATVISESEST; via the coding sequence GTGTCGTCTCTCGCGTTGTACCGCACCTACCGGCCAGGGCAGTTCGCCGACGTCGTCGGCCAGGAACATGTCACGGTGCCGCTGATGCGCGCGCTGGAAAATGACCGGATCCACCACGCGTACCTCTTCTCCGGCCCGCGCGGCTGCGGCAAGACGTCGTCGGCGCGGATTCTGGCCCGCTCGCTCAACTGCGAGCAGGGACCGACCTCGCGACCGTGTGGTACGTGCCACTCCTGCATCGCGCTTGCCCCGAACGGCTCCGGCAGCATGGACGTCGTCGAACTCGACGCCGCCACGCACGGCCTGGTCGACGACGCCCGCGAGCTGCGCGAGAAGGCCCACTTCGCCCCGGTATCCTCACGCTTCAAGATCTATGTGATCGACGAGGCGCACCAGCTCGGTCCGGGCGCGGCCAATGCTCTGCTCAAACTGATCGAAGAGCCACCGGCCCATCTGAAGTTCATCTTCGCCACCACCGCACCGGACAAGATCCTCGGCACCATCAGGTCGCGCACACATCACTACCCCTTCCGGCTCATCCCCAGCAAGACGCTTCAGCAGAACCTGGCGTGGATCTGCGAGCAGGAAGGTGTCGCCATCGAGCCGGGCGCCCTCGCCCTGGTCGCCCGGGCCGGCGCGGGGTCCGCGCGAGACGCGCAGTCGGTGCTCGGCCAGCTGATCGCCGGTGCCGGCGACGAAGGCGTCACCTATGAGCTCGCATCCCAGTTGCTCGGCTTCACCGACGCCGCATTACTCGACGAAGTTGTCGACGCCATCGCCAGCAACGACTCCGCGACCATGTTCTCCGCAGTGGACCGGGTCATGGATTCAGGACACGACCCCAGGCGCTTCCTCACCGACGTGCTGGAGAGATTCCGCGATCTGGTGGTCGTCCGGGCCGCACCCGAAGCTGCCACTCACGGCCTGATCGACGCACCGGAAGACCAGGCGGATCGGATGACCGCGCAGGCCGCCCGTTTCGGCGCCTCCGACCTGATTCGGCTGGCCGACGTCGTCGACGACGGCATCACCGCGATGAAGGGCGCCACCCCCACCCGCCTGCAGCTCGAGCTCGTGTGTGCACGGCTGATGCTGCCCGGTGCCGACCACTCCACATCCGGCATTCAGGCCCGCCTCGACCGGCTCGAGCGCCGCCTCGCTGGTGGCGACGGATCGATGCCGGTTGCTGCCCCGGCCCGCATGGCCGCGGTGACAGAACCGGAGCCGACCGATCCCAGGTCCCCCAAGCCACCGCGTCCGGTCGATCCGCAACCGGCGCCCGGCGAGCCGGCGCCGCCACGAGACCCCATACCGCCGCCCAGCGAACCCGTTCCGCCCGCGGAGCCATCGCCGCCCCGCGAGCCGGTGCCACCGGTCGAGCCGCCATCGCCACGTGAACCGGTCCCGCCAGTCGAGCCGCCTGAGCCGGGAGAGCCGGCGCCCCCGCGCGTCACACCGGCTGTCCCCGCGCCGGCCGCGGCCACACCGGCTGCCCCCGCGCCGGCCGGCGGGCCGGGCATCGCCGACGTCAGACGCATGTGGCCGGAGGTCATGGTCCGGCTTCGTGAGATCAAACGCACCCCGTGGAGCCTGATCTCTCAAGAGTCGGCGGTCACCGACATCGCCGATGGGGTATTGACGCTGGCCTTCCGGCAGCCAACTCTGCGTGACACGTTCGCCCGGCGTGAGGACTTCCAGGCGAATCTCCGGCAGGCGATCAAGGACGTGCTCCTGGTCGATGTGCGGATCGAAGCGATCGTCGACCCGTCAGCCGATCCCACCTCAACGTCCGGCGGCGGCGCCGTCGCCGCACGAACTCCAGCGCCCGCTGGACCGCAAGCCGTGCCCGAGCCGGCCGGTGTCCAGCCGGCTCCTGCCAGCACCGAAGCACCCGCTGAGACCCCGTCCAGCGCGGCGCAGGCCGCCGCGCGGGCGGCGATTCAACAGCACCGCGCCAGGCAGGCCGACCCGGCCGTGGCAGAGAAGACGGCGCTTGCCGAGAAGGCCGAGCCCGATGACGCCGGCGACCACGGTGCCGACCTCGACGACGACAATCTCGACAACTCGGGCGAGTCCGAGCAGGAATTACTGGCCCGCACTCTCGGCGCCACCGTGATCTCGGAGTCCGAGAGCACCTGA
- a CDS encoding FtsK/SpoIIIE domain-containing protein — translation MGAHYANDPAHGDEYYTPRRPGDDDPLLVSVVKLVFMLAAVPFVLLWRHPVATPVIAVGLWLLFFHGVAFTILTLGLIAGLVVWYWRAPDSFERFVVHPARARWRRWRVYGRGWSSAMHMCGLAKGWGSRHYAPHVIRVVCDPHTDHVRVKLLPGQTTDDFAARADALAATFGALACRVEEKPGVVWLRFVHADALHEPVPPLEPDEPVALDALTLGTTDTGTPWQLGLPGTHVLVAGATNSGKGSVIWSTICALAPAIRDGCVQVWAVDPKGGIELAPGAGMFARFAHEPEPMVQLIEEAAGLIRTRADAMRGVSRQHTPTTADPFVVLIVDELAFLTAYMPDRALTRRLASALSVVLSQGRAAGLCVLAAVQDPRKEIVNMRDLFPTRIALRLTEADQVDMVLGDGTHHRGAHCERIHDRSPGVGYVVLDGRAEPVRVRAAYLADEDIATLCERFAPHPATRASGGQVVRAISTEAEAA, via the coding sequence ATGGGTGCCCACTACGCCAACGACCCGGCGCACGGGGATGAGTACTACACCCCGCGCCGTCCGGGTGATGACGACCCGCTGCTGGTCTCGGTGGTCAAGCTCGTGTTCATGCTCGCGGCGGTACCGTTCGTGCTGCTGTGGCGCCACCCGGTCGCGACCCCGGTGATCGCGGTCGGGCTGTGGTTGTTGTTCTTCCACGGAGTGGCATTCACCATCCTGACCCTGGGCCTGATCGCTGGGCTCGTGGTCTGGTACTGGCGCGCCCCGGACAGCTTCGAACGGTTCGTGGTGCACCCGGCACGGGCGCGGTGGCGACGCTGGCGGGTCTACGGTCGGGGCTGGTCGTCGGCGATGCACATGTGTGGCCTGGCCAAAGGCTGGGGCTCCCGGCACTACGCCCCCCACGTGATCCGTGTGGTCTGTGATCCGCATACGGATCACGTCCGGGTGAAGCTCCTCCCGGGGCAGACCACGGACGATTTCGCCGCCCGTGCGGACGCGTTGGCGGCGACCTTCGGCGCGCTCGCCTGCCGGGTCGAGGAGAAGCCAGGCGTGGTGTGGTTGCGGTTCGTCCACGCCGACGCGCTGCACGAACCCGTGCCGCCGTTGGAGCCGGATGAACCGGTCGCCTTGGATGCGCTCACCCTCGGCACCACCGACACCGGTACCCCGTGGCAGTTGGGCTTGCCCGGCACTCATGTCCTGGTGGCGGGTGCGACCAACTCGGGGAAGGGGTCGGTGATCTGGTCCACCATCTGCGCACTCGCCCCCGCGATCCGCGACGGGTGCGTGCAGGTATGGGCGGTTGACCCGAAAGGCGGCATCGAACTGGCCCCCGGCGCGGGGATGTTCGCTCGCTTCGCCCACGAACCCGAACCCATGGTTCAACTCATCGAGGAGGCGGCGGGGTTGATCCGGACCCGCGCCGATGCCATGCGGGGCGTATCCCGGCAGCACACGCCGACCACGGCTGATCCGTTCGTGGTGCTGATCGTGGACGAGTTGGCGTTCCTGACCGCGTATATGCCGGACCGGGCGTTGACGAGGCGGCTCGCGTCGGCGCTGTCGGTGGTGTTGTCCCAGGGCCGTGCTGCCGGGTTGTGCGTGTTGGCGGCGGTGCAGGACCCACGTAAGGAGATCGTGAACATGCGGGACCTGTTCCCCACCCGCATCGCACTCAGGCTGACTGAGGCGGATCAGGTGGACATGGTCCTCGGGGATGGCACCCACCACCGCGGCGCGCACTGTGAACGCATCCATGATCGTTCCCCCGGTGTCGGGTACGTCGTCCTCGATGGGCGGGCCGAACCGGTCCGAGTACGCGCGGCCTACCTGGCCGATGAGGACATCGCCACCCTGTGTGAACGCTTCGCACCCCACCCCGCCACCAGGGCATCTGGTGGTCAGGTGGTGCGGGCCATCTCGACCGAGGCAGAGGCGGCGTGA
- a CDS encoding plasmid replication, integration and excision activator, translated as MALQGAIPVEFGAVFPHGAFVIGEVTPEADFDQSTKDNRVQKRDKTTGLPVWQVPVMDADPDARKGQRELTVKIAAEVQPVPPEILNGTPFRPVEFEGLTVTPYVDTNGPRARQAFSFRASGMRKPGNKAVSGGKDAAARDAA; from the coding sequence ATGGCGTTGCAGGGAGCTATCCCGGTGGAGTTCGGTGCGGTGTTTCCGCATGGTGCGTTTGTGATCGGTGAGGTCACACCCGAAGCCGACTTCGATCAGTCGACGAAGGACAACCGGGTGCAGAAGCGAGACAAGACCACGGGCTTGCCGGTGTGGCAGGTGCCGGTAATGGATGCCGACCCGGACGCGCGTAAGGGGCAGCGTGAGTTGACGGTGAAGATCGCGGCTGAGGTTCAGCCGGTGCCGCCGGAGATCTTGAACGGGACACCGTTTCGTCCGGTGGAGTTTGAGGGGTTGACGGTGACGCCGTATGTGGACACCAACGGCCCACGTGCACGGCAGGCATTCAGCTTCCGCGCGTCGGGGATGCGCAAACCCGGCAACAAGGCGGTCTCGGGTGGCAAGGATGCGGCTGCGCGGGATGCGGCCTGA
- a CDS encoding LytR C-terminal domain-containing protein yields the protein MEPDEYAEEYEDAPRHIWRHVRTAITLLVLVGFVVGAAWYSWNNVVLADDDTGDAPRAEPTCVPVTATDAPEPDSIEVNIYNSTTRRGLAGDVAAEMSDRGFTILDVANDPLDSNVEGTAEVRSSADQEVAASVVAALVPDAVLVSDDRSSDAVDLVLGEQFDELIDDPDAEATLEPC from the coding sequence ATGGAACCGGACGAATACGCGGAAGAGTACGAGGACGCCCCTCGGCATATCTGGCGGCACGTCCGTACCGCGATCACTCTGCTCGTGCTCGTCGGCTTCGTCGTCGGCGCGGCATGGTACAGCTGGAACAACGTCGTGCTGGCCGACGACGACACAGGAGACGCGCCCCGGGCTGAGCCGACGTGTGTGCCGGTCACAGCCACCGACGCGCCAGAACCTGATTCGATCGAGGTCAACATCTACAACTCGACCACTCGCCGCGGGCTGGCCGGAGACGTGGCGGCGGAGATGAGCGACCGGGGCTTCACCATTCTGGACGTGGCCAACGACCCCCTCGACAGCAATGTGGAGGGCACGGCGGAGGTCCGATCGAGCGCCGACCAGGAGGTCGCGGCCAGCGTGGTCGCGGCTCTGGTGCCGGACGCGGTCCTGGTATCCGATGATCGTTCGTCGGATGCCGTGGATCTGGTCCTGGGTGAGCAGTTCGACGAACTCATCGACGATCCCGATGCCGAGGCAACCCTCGAGCCCTGCTAG
- a CDS encoding GntR family transcriptional regulator — MPRKLERPAAPYRQIAEEIRARILEGDLQPGDVVPSVRAVSREYGVAMATAHRALSLLQAEGYARPERGIGSVVTTDEERGWSASARLEKSQRTGKVYPSGQHARIVAAALDEAPDQVAKALGVEPGSEVIRRLRITYRGDRVVSRSTSWFPAAVSESAPLLLTTERIPEGTFAYVAHALGRQLGSWQDQYDPAVADADEAATLDVAEGTPIFRGQNWIYDDNGDVLEYGESIAAARISYRGNISD, encoded by the coding sequence ATGCCACGCAAGCTAGAGCGCCCGGCCGCGCCGTATCGGCAGATCGCCGAGGAGATCCGTGCGCGGATCCTCGAGGGTGATTTGCAGCCGGGTGATGTGGTGCCCTCGGTGCGCGCGGTGTCGCGTGAGTATGGGGTGGCGATGGCAACGGCTCACCGGGCGCTGAGCCTGTTGCAGGCCGAGGGTTACGCGCGTCCGGAACGCGGCATCGGCAGTGTCGTCACCACGGACGAGGAACGCGGCTGGAGCGCCAGCGCCCGGCTGGAGAAGTCCCAGCGCACAGGCAAGGTCTACCCTTCGGGGCAACATGCGCGCATCGTGGCCGCTGCCCTCGATGAGGCCCCGGATCAGGTCGCCAAGGCGCTCGGCGTCGAGCCAGGCTCGGAAGTGATCCGCCGGCTCAGAATCACCTATCGCGGCGATCGTGTCGTCTCCCGCTCGACCTCATGGTTCCCGGCTGCGGTATCCGAGTCGGCGCCGCTGCTATTAACGACGGAGCGGATACCGGAAGGCACGTTCGCCTACGTCGCTCACGCCCTTGGCCGCCAACTCGGCTCATGGCAAGACCAATACGACCCCGCCGTGGCCGACGCCGACGAGGCAGCCACCTTGGACGTGGCCGAAGGCACGCCCATCTTCCGAGGTCAGAACTGGATCTACGACGACAACGGCGACGTGCTGGAGTACGGCGAAAGCATCGCGGCCGCCCGCATCTCCTACCGCGGCAACATCAGCGACTAA
- a CDS encoding YbaB/EbfC family nucleoid-associated protein codes for MSQLLEQAQRMQEQLMAAQQDLAESEVTGTAGGGLVRATMTGGGELTDLQLDPSVVDPEDIDTLTDLIVAAVRDAHAEIQRQASEQLGSIGGGVEGLLGGGGGEGLFGGASSIPGAVTQGDESPESDPRRDNDA; via the coding sequence ATGAGTCAGTTGCTCGAGCAGGCTCAGCGTATGCAGGAGCAGCTGATGGCCGCCCAGCAAGATCTCGCCGAGAGCGAGGTCACCGGCACGGCGGGCGGGGGCCTCGTCCGCGCGACCATGACCGGCGGTGGCGAGCTCACCGACCTCCAGCTCGATCCGTCTGTGGTCGACCCCGAAGACATCGACACCTTGACCGACCTCATTGTCGCCGCCGTACGCGACGCCCATGCCGAGATTCAGCGGCAGGCCAGCGAACAGCTGGGCTCCATCGGCGGTGGCGTTGAAGGGCTACTGGGCGGTGGCGGCGGCGAAGGACTGTTCGGTGGCGCGTCGTCCATCCCCGGCGCTGTTACACAGGGTGACGAGTCGCCCGAGTCCGACCCGCGCCGCGACAACGACGCTTAA
- a CDS encoding type II toxin-antitoxin system VapC family toxin, giving the protein MPDRYVLDASAGVEILNRTPTGLALAKRTMARNAEEWTVEHFHVEVAKVVRRDTLRGQITDEHAGTLVDGLVRWPLHVTRVAPLLREAWTMRNNITLHDALYVALARHLNATLLTGDAKLAKAPGLNVAVIQR; this is encoded by the coding sequence ATGCCGGACCGCTACGTACTCGACGCCTCGGCTGGCGTCGAGATCCTCAACCGCACTCCGACCGGGCTGGCGCTGGCCAAGCGGACAATGGCACGCAACGCCGAAGAGTGGACCGTCGAGCACTTCCACGTGGAGGTTGCCAAAGTGGTCCGCCGCGACACCTTACGTGGCCAGATCACAGACGAGCATGCGGGCACGCTGGTCGATGGCCTTGTCAGGTGGCCGTTGCATGTCACCCGGGTGGCACCGCTCCTACGCGAGGCATGGACCATGCGGAACAACATCACCCTTCATGACGCGTTGTACGTTGCCCTTGCTCGGCACCTGAACGCCACGCTGCTGACGGGAGACGCGAAGCTAGCCAAGGCACCTGGCCTGAACGTCGCCGTTATCCAGCGCTAA
- a CDS encoding excisionase family DNA-binding protein, translating into MEAQVSERDPQGLLLTIEEAARMLRIGRTKMCELLATAQVESVQIGRLRRVPFECLQGYIADLLDSGDAEKAA; encoded by the coding sequence ATGGAAGCCCAAGTGTCAGAGCGCGACCCGCAAGGGCTGCTGTTGACCATCGAGGAAGCCGCCCGCATGCTGCGCATCGGCCGAACCAAGATGTGCGAACTATTGGCAACCGCACAGGTGGAGTCAGTCCAGATCGGACGACTACGCCGCGTCCCTTTTGAGTGCCTGCAAGGCTACATCGCTGACCTGCTCGACTCCGGCGACGCCGAGAAAGCGGCGTAG
- a CDS encoding phosphoribosylaminoimidazolesuccinocarboxamide synthase codes for MQLLHRGKVRDVYTDRPGELILVASDRVSVYDVVLPTPIPDKGKMLTALSLWWFDQLSDVVPNHVISAEDVPDEWAGRAIRCRQVDIVQVECIARGYLAGLGWEAYSSSGTISGVEIPPGLVEGDRLPEPVFTPTTKTAPEDGHDEPMTFAEVANQVGEELAERLRSTTLELYRRGAQIAEERGVILVDTKFEFGVTPDGELILADEVMTSDSSRYWRVEDWKPGGRQVGYDKQYVRDWARDLGTWDKTPPGPEIPPDVVEEARRRYAVMFERITGMAWE; via the coding sequence GTGCAGCTACTTCATAGGGGCAAGGTTCGTGACGTCTACACGGATCGCCCGGGCGAGTTGATCTTGGTGGCTTCGGATCGGGTGTCGGTGTATGACGTGGTGTTGCCGACGCCGATTCCGGACAAGGGCAAGATGCTGACGGCGTTGTCGTTGTGGTGGTTCGATCAGCTCTCAGATGTGGTGCCGAATCATGTGATCTCGGCGGAGGATGTGCCGGACGAGTGGGCTGGCCGGGCGATCCGGTGTCGTCAGGTCGACATTGTTCAGGTGGAGTGCATCGCCCGTGGCTATTTGGCTGGCCTGGGGTGGGAGGCGTATTCGTCGTCGGGGACCATTTCCGGTGTTGAGATCCCGCCTGGTTTGGTGGAGGGTGACCGGCTTCCGGAGCCGGTGTTCACCCCGACCACGAAGACTGCCCCGGAGGATGGGCATGACGAGCCGATGACGTTCGCTGAGGTTGCGAACCAGGTCGGTGAGGAGCTTGCCGAACGGCTTAGGTCGACCACGTTGGAGTTGTACCGGCGGGGCGCGCAGATCGCCGAGGAACGCGGCGTGATTCTGGTGGATACGAAGTTCGAGTTCGGTGTCACGCCGGATGGTGAGCTGATCTTGGCTGATGAGGTCATGACGTCGGATTCGTCGCGGTACTGGCGGGTGGAGGACTGGAAGCCAGGCGGGCGGCAGGTCGGATATGACAAGCAGTACGTCCGTGATTGGGCGCGCGATCTCGGCACGTGGGACAAGACCCCGCCTGGTCCGGAGATCCCGCCGGATGTGGTCGAAGAGGCCCGCCGGCGATATGCGGTGATGTTCGAGCGCATTACCGGCATGGCGTGGGAGTGA